A single region of the Bacillus cereus genome encodes:
- a CDS encoding LytR family transcriptional regulator — MMKKKVLFWILGIIGVMIIGGGVYAYNVYSSVSKTLNEVHKPLKRDQNDNKKEEKISKSQPVSILLLGADERGEDKGRSDSLMVITLNPKNNSIKTVSIPRDTYTEIVGKGKSDKINHAYAFGGVDMSVSTVEKFLNIPINYYIEVNMEGFKDIVDAVGGVDVNNDLDFTSRDTHFNKGNIHLNGEEALKYTRMRYEDPRGDFGRQMRQRQVMQAVIKKGASFSSLTSYGDVLTAIQKNVKTNLTQDQMFDMQKNYKDCLKNSEEIQIPGDGHKAADGIWYYYVPDAAKQDLTNKLKAHLELTK; from the coding sequence ATAATGAAAAAGAAAGTTCTATTTTGGATATTAGGAATTATAGGAGTAATGATTATAGGCGGAGGAGTTTACGCTTATAATGTATATTCTTCTGTTTCAAAAACATTAAATGAAGTTCATAAACCTTTAAAGCGTGATCAAAATGATAATAAAAAAGAAGAAAAAATTAGTAAGTCTCAGCCTGTTTCAATTTTATTATTAGGAGCGGATGAACGTGGTGAAGATAAAGGTCGTTCAGATTCTCTAATGGTAATTACGCTAAATCCGAAAAATAATTCAATAAAAACAGTAAGTATCCCTCGTGATACGTATACAGAAATTGTTGGAAAAGGAAAAAGCGATAAAATTAACCACGCTTATGCGTTTGGCGGAGTAGATATGTCTGTATCGACAGTAGAAAAATTCTTAAACATTCCTATTAACTATTATATAGAAGTTAATATGGAAGGGTTCAAGGATATTGTAGATGCTGTTGGTGGTGTTGATGTAAATAATGATTTAGATTTCACATCAAGAGATACTCATTTTAATAAAGGTAATATTCATTTAAATGGTGAAGAGGCATTAAAGTATACTCGTATGCGTTATGAAGACCCACGTGGCGACTTCGGACGCCAAATGCGCCAACGTCAAGTGATGCAGGCTGTTATTAAGAAAGGCGCAAGCTTCTCTTCTTTAACAAGTTATGGTGATGTGTTAACAGCAATCCAAAAGAACGTGAAAACAAACTTAACGCAAGATCAAATGTTTGATATGCAGAAGAACTATAAAGATTGCTTGAAGAACAGTGAAGAAATCCAAATTCCAGGTGACGGACACAAAGCCGCGGATGGCATTTGGTACTACTACGTTCCAGACGCAGCAAAACAAGATTTAACGAATAAGTTAAAAGCACATCTTGAATTGACTAAGTAA
- a CDS encoding WecB/TagA/CpsF family glycosyltransferase, with translation MNTRINMMNFNVDNLSMQETLLKIEGIIKDRKPTQHVVVNASKAVMIQKDENLRRIINECPLINADGQSIVWASKFLGKPLVERVAGIDLMEEIIQLSAEKEYSIYFFGAKEEVVKEVVKLYKHKYPSLKVAGYRNGYFKEEDNEEIVNDIKNSNADILFVAFSSPKKEYWLKNFCTEMEVPFQMGVGGSFDVVAGITKRAPRWMQKIGMEWFYRFMQEPKRMWKRYLLGNLKFVSYVVREKWKNPKL, from the coding sequence ATGAATACAAGAATTAATATGATGAATTTTAATGTAGATAATCTTTCTATGCAGGAAACTCTTTTGAAGATTGAAGGGATTATTAAGGATCGTAAACCAACTCAGCATGTAGTTGTTAATGCTTCCAAGGCAGTTATGATACAAAAAGATGAAAATTTAAGAAGAATAATTAATGAATGTCCTTTAATTAATGCAGATGGACAGTCTATCGTTTGGGCTTCAAAATTCCTAGGTAAACCTTTGGTTGAAAGGGTAGCTGGAATTGACCTAATGGAAGAGATAATCCAATTATCTGCTGAAAAAGAATATAGTATCTATTTCTTTGGTGCTAAGGAAGAGGTTGTGAAAGAAGTTGTAAAACTGTATAAACATAAATATCCTTCTTTAAAAGTTGCAGGTTATCGTAATGGCTATTTTAAAGAAGAAGATAATGAAGAAATAGTTAATGATATAAAAAATTCGAATGCTGATATTTTATTTGTTGCATTTAGTTCTCCTAAAAAGGAGTATTGGTTAAAAAACTTCTGTACTGAAATGGAAGTGCCTTTCCAAATGGGAGTTGGTGGCAGTTTTGATGTTGTAGCTGGAATAACAAAACGAGCACCAAGATGGATGCAAAAAATTGGAATGGAATGGTTTTATCGCTTTATGCAAGAGCCAAAGAGAATGTGGAAGAGATATCTGCTAGGGAATTTAAAGTTTGTTTCATATGTTGTAAGAGAAAAGTGGAAAAACCCTAAACTATAG
- a CDS encoding glycosyltransferase family 4 protein yields MRILLVSNMYPNKEHPNYGVFVKNTEEILVKQGIQIDKIVMYKGKNKFLKIIGYLKYYISIILNVLVKKYDVIYVHYAAHNAIPLLILKKLKKGIRIYTNVHGSDIVPETRVHHRLQGLVTKLLKVSCKIIVPSNYYKELVEKKYRIEGGIEVFPSGGVNSNIFYPITDREPLLEKMEISPDYKYIGYVGRLDYKKGWDVLLQSIYILKNEGFMNDKKLIVVGNGKDINKFRNTLLELDLDKFVIHYTLLPQKKLNDIYNCLDVFCFPTMREGESLGLVGLEAMATGLPVIGSEMGGLLDYIKDGENGLFFSPGNKEELAIKIKEFFGHDAEFKAKMREQSIHTANKYEVKNIEGTLINIFL; encoded by the coding sequence TTGAGAATTTTATTAGTATCCAATATGTATCCTAATAAAGAGCATCCAAATTATGGTGTTTTTGTAAAAAATACAGAAGAGATCTTGGTAAAACAAGGTATCCAGATTGATAAGATTGTTATGTATAAAGGGAAAAATAAATTTTTAAAAATCATTGGTTATTTAAAATATTATATTTCAATTATATTGAATGTGCTAGTAAAAAAGTATGATGTTATCTATGTTCATTATGCAGCACATAACGCTATACCATTACTTATCTTGAAGAAATTAAAAAAGGGTATTAGGATTTATACAAATGTTCATGGAAGTGATATTGTACCAGAAACCCGTGTGCATCATAGACTTCAAGGTTTAGTAACAAAACTTTTAAAAGTCTCTTGTAAAATAATAGTTCCATCTAATTATTATAAAGAATTAGTAGAAAAAAAATATAGGATAGAGGGGGGAATTGAGGTATTCCCTTCAGGTGGAGTGAATAGTAATATTTTTTATCCTATTACCGATAGAGAACCTTTATTAGAGAAGATGGAAATTAGTCCTGATTATAAATATATTGGGTATGTAGGAAGATTAGACTATAAAAAAGGTTGGGATGTTTTATTACAATCCATTTATATATTAAAGAATGAAGGATTTATGAACGATAAAAAGCTGATAGTAGTAGGAAATGGAAAAGACATAAATAAATTTAGAAATACTTTATTAGAATTAGACCTAGATAAGTTTGTTATACACTATACTCTTTTACCTCAAAAAAAATTAAATGATATATATAATTGTCTCGATGTATTTTGCTTTCCAACGATGAGAGAAGGCGAAAGTTTAGGATTAGTTGGCTTAGAAGCAATGGCTACAGGTCTTCCTGTAATAGGAAGCGAGATGGGAGGCTTATTAGATTATATCAAAGATGGCGAAAATGGATTATTCTTTAGCCCAGGAAATAAAGAAGAATTGGCAATTAAAATTAAAGAATTTTTTGGTCATGATGCAGAGTTCAAAGCAAAGATGAGGGAGCAATCCATTCATACAGCAAATAAATATGAAGTGAAAAATATTGAAGGTACGCTTATAAATATATTTCTATAA
- a CDS encoding glycosyltransferase: MKRILIVAYYFPPFGGVGAVRMTKLVKYFSRFGWDVTVVTVNEKYYDQSQLDYDKENEIPSEVKVIKTKRYSQFTSFKEEGLYWAVDLYHNIKKVIKNEKFDYIFYTGGPFFHWVVAPIIKKYSKIPYVLDFRDPWLLTPYNNSKIRKVISGILEPYVIKNADVIINVTEDATNMYKNHYKSIEENKFITISNGYDPEDFTDINDMELNLPGRKIVYTGKFGGFRKPLNFLAALDKYNQKNEEKMYFIHVGQQEEEIQNYLDNNPAIRPYVVQTGFVPYKKALEYVKASDITLIVSGGHPYEPTTKIYDYIALKKPIFCINDINYGYLFETLNSYSLSVHCKNKESEILNGLDHIMLNTVINEDECDDSEFNRKSLFKNLNNYLENN; this comes from the coding sequence GTGAAAAGGATACTTATTGTAGCTTACTACTTTCCACCGTTTGGTGGAGTAGGTGCAGTAAGAATGACAAAATTAGTGAAATATTTTAGTAGATTTGGTTGGGATGTTACTGTTGTTACTGTAAATGAAAAATATTATGATCAAAGCCAATTAGATTACGATAAAGAAAATGAAATACCATCTGAAGTAAAGGTTATTAAGACGAAAAGATATAGTCAATTTACTAGCTTTAAGGAAGAAGGATTATATTGGGCAGTAGATTTATATCATAATATAAAAAAGGTAATTAAGAATGAAAAGTTTGACTATATTTTTTATACGGGTGGCCCATTCTTTCACTGGGTAGTAGCACCGATAATAAAAAAATATAGTAAAATACCATATGTGTTAGATTTTAGAGATCCATGGCTATTAACACCTTATAATAATTCAAAAATACGAAAAGTTATATCTGGTATTTTAGAACCCTATGTTATAAAAAATGCGGATGTAATTATCAATGTCACAGAAGATGCAACTAATATGTATAAAAATCATTATAAATCTATCGAGGAAAATAAATTTATTACAATATCAAATGGATACGATCCTGAGGATTTTACTGATATCAATGATATGGAATTAAATTTACCAGGAAGAAAAATCGTTTATACAGGGAAATTTGGAGGATTTAGAAAACCACTAAATTTCCTAGCAGCATTGGATAAGTATAATCAAAAGAACGAAGAAAAAATGTACTTTATACATGTTGGTCAGCAAGAGGAAGAAATTCAAAATTATTTGGATAATAATCCAGCTATAAGACCTTATGTTGTTCAAACAGGATTTGTACCTTATAAAAAGGCTTTAGAATATGTTAAGGCAAGTGACATAACTTTAATTGTATCTGGAGGACATCCTTACGAGCCGACAACTAAAATATATGACTATATAGCATTAAAAAAGCCTATATTCTGTATTAATGATATTAACTATGGTTATTTATTTGAGACGCTAAATTCGTATAGTCTATCTGTTCATTGTAAGAATAAAGAATCAGAAATTCTGAATGGTTTAGATCATATTATGCTAAATACAGTAATTAATGAGGATGAATGTGATGATAGTGAATTTAATAGAAAGTCACTATTTAAAAATTTGAATAATTATCTTGAAAATAATTAA
- a CDS encoding oligosaccharide flippase family protein: MGKEMIIKLKEKFQTGELLRLFKSMLQKAKKVGFLHLLSANMLLQIAGFGGQIFLTRILSVEEIGKIKVLQSFLGIIILIAGLGINVAILKLCSEKISDEEKDILFVNGFKFSIVISLFTTVVVILLAFLGLFSENNEINNAMKFYSIQVPFLVMNTFAIFYLQSQKQVHAMSKIQSKTKVMVIVVSTLAAYFFGLYGYVMGIVFSNIVATFLCFSLLKAKLVKLREIKISKVYILKLLSISGVSFVTNLMGQLVISLNILLLSYMSKSSAEIGYYGIAQLIITSMMIIPNTLNQIMIPYLSEQSQNKQKIIELLNSYQKRMRMLMSILFIATYFIVPIFMPIVFGEKYTNSITYFRILLVGMLCWSLYSPKGITLLSIGRIDYNFYTSICTFIINIVLNIVLILKFDVVGAAFATMLTYLITIFFNNYFFKKAIVKQYSA; the protein is encoded by the coding sequence ATGGGAAAAGAAATGATTATTAAATTAAAAGAAAAATTTCAAACTGGAGAGTTATTGAGGCTTTTTAAATCAATGCTGCAAAAGGCTAAAAAAGTTGGATTTCTACATTTATTAAGTGCAAATATGCTTTTACAGATAGCTGGTTTTGGTGGACAAATATTTTTAACAAGGATACTTTCGGTTGAAGAGATTGGTAAAATAAAAGTTCTTCAATCCTTTCTAGGTATTATTATTCTCATTGCAGGTCTTGGGATCAATGTAGCGATACTAAAATTATGTTCAGAGAAAATCAGTGATGAGGAGAAAGATATTTTATTTGTGAATGGTTTCAAATTTAGTATTGTTATTTCATTATTTACTACAGTTGTTGTAATACTGCTAGCATTTTTAGGTCTCTTTTCGGAGAATAATGAAATAAACAATGCGATGAAATTTTACAGTATCCAGGTGCCTTTTCTAGTAATGAATACTTTTGCTATATTCTATTTACAATCACAGAAACAGGTTCATGCTATGTCCAAAATCCAAAGTAAAACTAAAGTAATGGTTATTGTAGTAAGTACTTTAGCTGCATATTTCTTTGGATTATATGGCTATGTGATGGGAATTGTATTTTCGAATATAGTAGCTACTTTCTTATGCTTCTCATTATTGAAAGCTAAATTAGTAAAATTGAGAGAAATTAAAATTAGTAAAGTTTATATTTTAAAACTATTAAGTATTTCAGGGGTGTCTTTTGTAACTAATTTAATGGGACAGCTTGTAATTTCTCTTAATATACTTTTACTAAGCTATATGAGCAAAAGTAGTGCTGAAATAGGTTATTATGGGATAGCTCAATTAATTATTACTTCTATGATGATCATCCCTAATACACTTAATCAAATTATGATCCCTTATTTATCTGAGCAGTCGCAAAATAAACAAAAAATCATAGAGCTTTTAAATTCTTATCAAAAACGCATGCGAATGCTGATGTCGATTTTATTTATTGCAACTTATTTTATAGTGCCCATATTTATGCCGATTGTATTTGGAGAAAAATATACTAATTCTATTACTTATTTTCGAATTCTTTTAGTAGGTATGCTATGTTGGAGCTTGTATTCTCCTAAAGGTATAACGTTGCTTAGTATTGGAAGAATCGATTATAATTTTTATACGAGTATTTGCACATTTATAATCAATATTGTATTGAACATAGTATTAATTTTGAAATTTGATGTTGTAGGTGCAGCTTTTGCAACAATGTTAACATACCTGATAACTATCTTTTTTAATAACTATTTCTTTAAAAAGGCTATTGTTAAACAATATTCGGCATGA
- a CDS encoding glycosyltransferase, with protein MQNSHKNILFIVNMDERNKTGLFNATHQRIKSLVPYLNEYEVYCLKYYDGAFMSLVKKLFNKRIKKKKEEYFVYEGIRYENKYIKNTVFRKIALKFGVDFPTFINLIISSRKKIKKFDLISAHWCYPQGGVAYYFNKVFKTPYTVTLHGSDIHTLPRNSKKIRRKTLKILNNSSNNFFVSSGLRDSAYNIGYNKDNYLVLPNGVDISNFYPIEVNKNKKLKEQLSLSGKVVGFVGNLVEVKRADRLPYIFNEIKKAYHEEVSFLIIGDGKLSAEIKKISEEFQLNIYFTGKINPDEVNKYINLMDIMLLPSRNEGWGNVILEAHACGIKVIGSNQGGIPEAIGDQNYIVSDGERFEENFVRKVVEVIQENQDMDYLMDRVKNQFSVDIIASKELNKYNQILVKHNT; from the coding sequence GTGCAAAATTCTCATAAAAATATTCTTTTTATTGTTAATATGGATGAGAGAAATAAAACAGGCTTATTTAACGCAACACATCAAAGAATAAAATCATTGGTACCATATCTTAATGAATATGAAGTTTATTGTTTAAAGTATTATGATGGTGCCTTTATGAGTTTAGTAAAGAAATTATTTAACAAAAGAATTAAGAAAAAGAAAGAAGAATATTTTGTCTATGAGGGAATTAGATATGAGAATAAATACATTAAGAATACTGTATTCAGAAAGATTGCATTAAAATTCGGAGTGGATTTCCCGACATTTATAAATTTAATTATATCTAGTAGAAAAAAAATTAAAAAATTTGATCTTATAAGTGCTCATTGGTGTTATCCACAAGGGGGAGTAGCATACTATTTTAATAAAGTTTTTAAAACACCTTATACTGTAACTTTACACGGGAGTGATATTCATACATTGCCGAGAAATAGTAAAAAAATAAGAAGAAAAACTTTGAAAATACTAAACAACTCTTCTAACAATTTTTTTGTAAGTTCAGGCTTAAGGGATAGTGCATATAATATCGGTTATAATAAAGATAATTATTTAGTATTACCTAACGGTGTTGATATAAGTAACTTTTATCCGATAGAAGTTAATAAGAATAAAAAATTGAAAGAACAATTAAGTTTGAGTGGCAAAGTAGTTGGATTTGTAGGGAATTTAGTTGAAGTTAAGAGGGCTGATAGACTACCTTATATATTTAATGAAATAAAAAAAGCATATCATGAAGAGGTATCTTTTTTAATTATAGGAGATGGGAAATTATCAGCAGAAATTAAGAAGATAAGTGAAGAATTTCAATTAAATATATATTTTACGGGTAAGATTAATCCGGACGAAGTAAATAAATACATAAATTTAATGGATATTATGCTGTTACCAAGTAGAAATGAAGGTTGGGGCAATGTAATTTTAGAGGCACATGCGTGTGGTATCAAGGTTATTGGAAGTAATCAAGGAGGAATACCAGAAGCGATTGGTGATCAAAACTATATTGTTAGTGATGGAGAAAGATTTGAAGAGAACTTTGTACGGAAAGTTGTAGAGGTAATTCAGGAAAATCAGGATATGGATTATTTAATGGATAGAGTTAAAAATCAATTTTCTGTGGATATTATAGCTAGTAAGGAACTTAATAAGTATAATCAAATCTTAGTGAAACATAATACTTAA
- the wecC gene encoding UDP-N-acetyl-D-mannosamine dehydrogenase codes for MDKKICVMGLGYIGLPTASLLATKGFQVHGVDVNEKAVEMINSGKVHIYEPDLDILVKAAVQSGKLKAGIEPVEADIFILAVPTPFQDEHKPDLTYVKAAAKTIAPVVKNGDIVILESTSPIGTTEKVAEWILEERPDLTTTEGLHGEKGRIYISHCPERVLPGHILRELVENDRIIGGLDHESTKRTVEFYKQFVKGNILDTNARTAEMAKLTENSFRDVNIAFANELSLICDKLNINVWELIRLANRHPRVNILQPGPGVGGHCIAVDPWFIVDAAPEEAKLIHTARIVNDYKPGYIVDKVREKAERFKAPVIACLGLAFKANIDDLRESPSVEIVKHLSNLNIGEISIVEPHITSLPINLDRENVTLMTLEEAITKSDIILLLVDHDVFKAIDKNMLKEKIVIDTRGFMD; via the coding sequence ATGGATAAAAAAATTTGTGTAATGGGATTAGGCTATATTGGTTTACCAACAGCGAGTTTATTAGCAACTAAAGGTTTTCAAGTACATGGTGTAGATGTAAATGAAAAAGCGGTCGAAATGATTAACAGCGGAAAAGTACATATTTATGAGCCGGATTTAGATATTTTAGTAAAAGCGGCAGTACAGAGTGGAAAGTTAAAAGCAGGTATAGAACCGGTAGAAGCTGATATTTTTATTTTAGCAGTTCCAACACCATTTCAAGACGAACATAAACCAGATTTAACATACGTAAAAGCAGCTGCAAAGACTATTGCACCTGTTGTTAAGAATGGAGATATTGTCATTCTTGAATCTACAAGTCCAATTGGTACAACTGAAAAAGTCGCTGAATGGATTTTAGAAGAACGCCCAGATCTAACAACGACAGAAGGGTTACATGGTGAAAAAGGTAGAATTTATATTTCACACTGCCCAGAACGTGTATTACCAGGACATATTTTAAGAGAATTAGTAGAGAATGACCGTATTATTGGTGGATTAGATCATGAATCTACAAAGCGTACAGTAGAATTTTATAAGCAATTTGTAAAAGGGAATATCCTTGATACAAATGCAAGAACGGCAGAGATGGCGAAGTTAACAGAGAACTCATTCCGCGATGTAAATATTGCATTTGCGAACGAGTTATCATTAATTTGTGATAAGTTAAATATTAATGTTTGGGAACTCATTCGTTTAGCAAACCGTCATCCGCGTGTAAATATTTTACAACCAGGTCCTGGTGTTGGAGGACATTGTATTGCGGTTGATCCTTGGTTTATTGTAGATGCTGCTCCAGAAGAAGCAAAATTAATTCATACAGCAAGAATAGTAAATGATTATAAACCAGGATATATTGTAGATAAAGTTAGAGAAAAAGCAGAGCGCTTTAAAGCACCAGTTATTGCTTGTTTAGGCTTAGCTTTTAAAGCAAATATTGATGATTTGCGTGAGAGTCCATCTGTAGAGATTGTAAAACATTTATCTAATCTAAATATAGGGGAAATTAGTATTGTAGAGCCACATATAACAAGTCTACCAATAAATTTAGATAGAGAAAATGTTACATTAATGACTTTAGAAGAAGCTATTACAAAATCTGATATTATATTACTGTTAGTAGATCATGATGTTTTTAAAGCTATTGATAAAAATATGTTGAAAGAAAAAATAGTTATTGATACTAGAGGATTCATGGATTAA
- a CDS encoding sugar transferase — protein MALIKVSEETIKKQELLAAEEVNQRWLYLFMKRLMDVVGALCGLIFLSPVFLIVALLIKLEDPKGPILFKQTRVGKNEQEFGMYKFRSMVTDAEEKLKDLLQHNEVSGAMFKMKDDPRVTKIGKFIRKTSIDELPQLLNVLKGDMSLVGPRPPLLREVREYTSYDKQRLLITPGCTGLWQVTERNSVGFKEMVELDLEYIQKRGVIYDLKIIFKTIQVMINSNNAS, from the coding sequence GTGGCCTTAATAAAGGTATCGGAGGAAACTATAAAAAAACAAGAATTACTTGCTGCTGAAGAGGTAAATCAAAGATGGTTGTATTTATTTATGAAACGTTTAATGGATGTAGTAGGAGCATTATGTGGTCTTATTTTCCTTTCGCCTGTTTTTCTTATCGTTGCACTACTCATTAAGTTAGAAGATCCAAAAGGTCCAATCTTATTCAAGCAAACCCGAGTGGGGAAAAATGAACAAGAATTTGGTATGTATAAATTCCGCTCTATGGTCACTGATGCGGAAGAGAAGTTGAAGGATTTATTACAACATAATGAAGTATCTGGTGCAATGTTTAAAATGAAAGATGATCCTCGTGTTACAAAAATCGGTAAATTTATTCGTAAAACAAGTATTGATGAGTTACCGCAATTATTAAATGTTTTAAAAGGTGACATGAGTTTGGTTGGACCACGTCCACCGCTTCTAAGAGAAGTGAGAGAGTATACTTCTTATGATAAACAGAGATTACTTATTACGCCAGGATGTACAGGGCTTTGGCAAGTCACTGAGAGAAATAGTGTTGGATTTAAAGAGATGGTAGAACTAGATTTAGAGTATATACAGAAAAGAGGGGTTATTTATGATTTGAAAATCATATTTAAAACAATTCAAGTCATGATTAATTCAAATAATGCATCTTAA
- the galU gene encoding UTP--glucose-1-phosphate uridylyltransferase GalU yields the protein MKKVKKAIIPAAGLGTRFLPATKAMPKEMLPIVDKPTIQYIVEEAIESGIEDIIIVTGKGKRAIEDHFDHSFELEQNLLEKGKYEMLEKVQASSKINIHYIRQKEPQGLGHAVWCARKFIGNEPFAVLLGDDIVQAKTPCLRQLMDQYEGTQSSVIGVQTVPENETHRYGIIDPVERNDRRYQVRQFVEKPIQGTAPSNLAIMGRYILTPEIFTFLENQQTGAGGEIQLTDAIQRLNEIQRVFAYDFEGTRYDVGEKFGFIKTTIEMALQNEELKEELMSYMNELVQKESVHV from the coding sequence TTGAAAAAAGTAAAAAAAGCGATTATTCCAGCCGCTGGACTGGGGACAAGGTTTTTACCAGCGACGAAAGCGATGCCGAAAGAAATGTTACCTATCGTTGATAAACCGACGATTCAGTACATTGTAGAAGAAGCAATTGAATCTGGAATTGAAGATATTATTATTGTAACTGGAAAAGGAAAACGCGCAATTGAAGATCATTTTGACCATTCTTTTGAATTGGAACAAAACCTTTTAGAAAAAGGGAAATATGAAATGCTTGAGAAAGTACAAGCATCTTCAAAAATTAACATTCATTACATAAGACAAAAAGAGCCGCAAGGATTAGGTCACGCGGTATGGTGTGCTCGTAAATTTATTGGTAATGAGCCATTTGCGGTATTACTTGGTGATGATATTGTGCAAGCTAAAACACCTTGCTTACGTCAGTTGATGGATCAATATGAAGGTACACAATCATCAGTTATTGGTGTACAAACAGTGCCAGAAAATGAGACGCATCGTTACGGTATTATCGATCCAGTTGAACGAAATGACCGTCGTTACCAAGTGCGTCAATTTGTTGAAAAGCCGATTCAAGGTACAGCACCATCAAATTTAGCAATTATGGGTCGTTACATATTAACACCGGAGATTTTTACGTTTCTTGAGAACCAACAAACAGGTGCTGGTGGAGAGATTCAATTGACAGATGCGATTCAACGATTAAATGAAATCCAACGAGTATTCGCGTATGACTTTGAAGGAACTCGTTATGATGTTGGGGAGAAGTTCGGGTTTATTAAGACGACGATTGAAATGGCACTTCAAAATGAAGAATTGAAAGAAGAATTGATGAGTTATATGAATGAACTTGTACAAAAAGAAAGTGTACATGTATAA
- a CDS encoding tyrosine-protein phosphatase gives MIDLHCHILPGIDDGAQTVTDSLAMAQKAVQEGIHTIVATPHHQNGKYVNERTSIIHQVKQLNDELQQHDIPLKILPGQEVRLYGDLLEDYEAGKIVTLNETNKYILIEFPSNHVPRYAEQLLYELRVKGMIPIIVHPERNAELIERPDKLYNLVNKGALTQVTAGSLLGKFGKKIKKFSLQLVEHNLTHMIASDAHNTTSRGFHLGESYELIGKEFGMSVMSDLKENPYLLISGKVIYKEDPEQIRRKKLFGIF, from the coding sequence ATGATTGATTTACATTGTCACATTTTACCTGGCATCGATGATGGTGCGCAAACAGTAACAGATAGTTTAGCGATGGCACAAAAAGCTGTTCAAGAAGGAATTCACACAATTGTCGCTACACCACACCATCAAAATGGAAAATATGTAAATGAACGTACTTCTATTATTCATCAAGTGAAACAATTAAATGATGAACTACAACAACATGATATTCCACTCAAAATTTTGCCAGGGCAAGAGGTCAGATTATATGGTGATTTACTTGAAGACTATGAAGCTGGTAAAATCGTTACTTTAAACGAAACGAATAAATACATATTAATTGAGTTTCCATCTAATCATGTACCTCGCTATGCAGAGCAACTATTATATGAATTACGTGTTAAAGGAATGATTCCAATTATCGTTCATCCGGAACGTAATGCTGAACTAATTGAGCGACCAGATAAGTTATATAACCTTGTAAATAAAGGTGCATTAACACAAGTGACGGCAGGAAGTCTTTTAGGGAAGTTTGGCAAAAAGATAAAAAAATTCTCACTACAACTCGTTGAACATAATTTAACGCATATGATCGCATCTGATGCGCATAACACGACATCAAGAGGGTTCCATTTAGGAGAAAGCTACGAGTTAATCGGAAAAGAATTTGGAATGAGCGTTATGAGCGATTTAAAAGAAAATCCGTATTTATTAATTAGCGGAAAAGTAATTTATAAAGAAGATCCAGAACAAATTCGTCGTAAAAAATTGTTTGGTATTTTTTAA
- a CDS encoding CpsD/CapB family tyrosine-protein kinase: protein MVLKSLFKKKKNHRQRRQLIAHQQPKSPISEQYRNIRTNVEFASVDTNLHSLMVTSANPSEGKTTTTANMAVVFAQQGKKVLLIDADMRKPAMHQMFQVDNIFGLTNVLTHSERLEKCVQTTAVDNLHFLACGPIPPNPAELLGSKSMQELLAQAYSMYDLVIFDLPPILAVTDAQIMANVCDASILVVRSESTEKETAVKAKGLLESAKGKLLGVVLNDRESEQGSYYYYGAN from the coding sequence TTGGTTCTTAAAAGTTTATTTAAAAAGAAAAAAAATCATCGTCAACGTCGTCAATTAATTGCTCATCAACAACCGAAATCACCAATTTCAGAACAATATCGTAATATTAGAACGAACGTTGAGTTTGCGTCTGTTGATACCAACTTACATTCACTGATGGTAACATCTGCGAACCCGAGTGAAGGTAAAACGACGACGACAGCCAATATGGCAGTTGTTTTCGCTCAACAAGGCAAAAAAGTATTATTAATTGATGCAGATATGCGTAAACCGGCAATGCATCAAATGTTCCAAGTTGATAATATTTTCGGATTAACGAACGTATTAACACATAGTGAACGTTTAGAGAAATGTGTACAAACGACAGCTGTAGATAATTTGCACTTTTTAGCGTGTGGCCCAATCCCGCCTAATCCAGCGGAATTATTAGGTTCGAAATCGATGCAAGAACTTCTTGCTCAAGCGTATAGCATGTATGATTTAGTTATTTTTGATTTACCGCCAATTTTGGCTGTAACAGACGCGCAAATTATGGCGAATGTATGTGATGCATCTATTCTTGTCGTTCGTAGTGAATCGACAGAAAAGGAAACAGCGGTAAAGGCAAAAGGATTATTAGAATCTGCAAAAGGTAAATTGTTAGGCGTTGTTCTGAACGATCGTGAAAGTGAACAAGGCTCATATTATTACTACGGTGCAAACTAA